The nucleotide window CCAGGCGACCCGACGGACCCAGGCCAGGGGGTCCTCGTATCCGGCGAGCCGGTCCCAGCGGGCGTACGCCCGACAGAACGCCTCCTGAACCAGTTCCTGCGCCTGCCCGCGGTCACCCGTGTACGCGGTCAGCTGCACCACCAGGCCACGGAAGTGGGCGTGGTAGAAATCGTCGAAGACCAGCTCTGCCGGCGCGGAGGTTGCGGTTCCCGGTGGGTCCGGCGGGCGTCCACCCACCCGCACGTCTCTTGTCACAAGCACTCGTCCTCCCCGTGGCGGCCGCGGGCGGTGTGTTCGCCAGCACCGGTCACACAACCGAGCGTGCCGGTAGGTTGCGCGTCAATCGCCGCCGAACGCTGTCGGCTCGGGGACAACTGGCGGGGCGCTCAGACCGCTCACCGCCGGACCGTACGGACGTCAGCTGTGATTCACTGTCGCTGAGGAGAGGGGGCGGTCGTGCAGCTACCGGCAGTGCTCGGTGAGCCGATCCGGTTCGTGCTGAACTGGGGCCGCCGCTACTCGCTCTGGGTGTTCAACTTCGGCCTGGCCTGCTGTGCCATCGAGTTCATCGCCACCAGCATGGGTCGGCACGACTTCATCCGACTCGGCGTGATCCCGTTCGCCCACGGCCCCCGCCAGGCCGACCTGATGGTGGTCTCCGGCACGGTGACCGACAAGATGGCCCCGGCGATCAAGCGGCTCTACGACCAGATGCCCGAGCCGAAGTACGTCATCTCGTTCGGTGCCTGCTCCAACTGCGGCGGCCCCTACTGGGACTCGTACTCGGTGACCAAGGGCGTCGACCAGCTCATCCCGGTCGACGTGTACGTGCCCGGCTGCCCGCCCCGGCCGGAGGCGCTGCTGCACGGCATCCTGCGCCTTCAGGAGAAGATCGCCGCCGAGCAGTCCGGCATCGGCGGTGTGCCACAACGGGACGTGCTGGCCGCGCCGCTGGACGCCCCGCCCCGCGAGGCCGCCGCCCCACGCTCGGTGGACTCGCTCACCGCCCCACCGGTACGCCCACCCGCCGCGAACTGACGGCGGTGGGCCGCCGCCCCGTTGTGGACCGGCCGCACTAGCCTGCGGACTATGAGCAGCTCAGCGGACCAGCGGTCCGCCCACATCGTCGACGTGCTCACCGAGGAGTTCGGCGCGTCGATGGCGATCGACCCGGCCGCCTTCCGCCGCAAGTTCCGCAAGATGGCGGCTTCCCCGTTCGCCTTCTACCGGGGCAGTGCCGCGCTGTTCTACGCCGACCAGCTCGGCGA belongs to Micromonospora ureilytica and includes:
- a CDS encoding NADH-quinone oxidoreductase subunit B; its protein translation is MQLPAVLGEPIRFVLNWGRRYSLWVFNFGLACCAIEFIATSMGRHDFIRLGVIPFAHGPRQADLMVVSGTVTDKMAPAIKRLYDQMPEPKYVISFGACSNCGGPYWDSYSVTKGVDQLIPVDVYVPGCPPRPEALLHGILRLQEKIAAEQSGIGGVPQRDVLAAPLDAPPREAAAPRSVDSLTAPPVRPPAAN